One stretch of Sylvia atricapilla isolate bSylAtr1 chromosome 4, bSylAtr1.pri, whole genome shotgun sequence DNA includes these proteins:
- the FAM241A gene encoding uncharacterized protein FAM241A isoform X2 — MLGTGRSKLELQKEERKSQSCMELPMGGYREKVHQEQRNHTTEPVIDDYKKMGTLFGELNKSLIRIGFTRMYFGERIVEPVIIIFFWVMLWFLGLQALGLVAVLCLVIIYVQQ; from the exons ATGCTAGGGACAGGAAGGAGCaagctggaactgcagaaggaagagagaaagagccagagctgtatggagctgcccatgggaggcTACAGGGAAAAG GTCCACCAAGAGCAAAGGAACCACACCACAGAACCTGTGATAGATGACTATAAAAAGATGGGGACTCTCTTTGGAGAACTAAACAAAAGCCTTATCAGAATAGGCTTCACAAGGATGTACTTTGGAGAACGGATAGTAGAACCTGTAATAATTATATTCTTCTGGGTTATGCTCTGGTTTCTTGGCCTACAAGCTCTTGGACTGGTAGCTGTTCTGTGCCTTGTCATTATTTATGTACAACAGTAA
- the FAM241A gene encoding uncharacterized protein FAM241A isoform X1, whose protein sequence is MGSAAQLPPPLGECEREAGPAAARHRRRPEEQVHQEQRNHTTEPVIDDYKKMGTLFGELNKSLIRIGFTRMYFGERIVEPVIIIFFWVMLWFLGLQALGLVAVLCLVIIYVQQ, encoded by the exons ATGGGCTCGGCGGCGCAgctcccgccgccgctcggGGAATGCGAGCGGGAAGCGGGGCCGGCGGCCGCCCGGCACCGGCGGCGCCCGGAGGAGCAG GTCCACCAAGAGCAAAGGAACCACACCACAGAACCTGTGATAGATGACTATAAAAAGATGGGGACTCTCTTTGGAGAACTAAACAAAAGCCTTATCAGAATAGGCTTCACAAGGATGTACTTTGGAGAACGGATAGTAGAACCTGTAATAATTATATTCTTCTGGGTTATGCTCTGGTTTCTTGGCCTACAAGCTCTTGGACTGGTAGCTGTTCTGTGCCTTGTCATTATTTATGTACAACAGTAA